Proteins encoded in a region of the Uloborus diversus isolate 005 chromosome 1, Udiv.v.3.1, whole genome shotgun sequence genome:
- the LOC129217160 gene encoding ATP-dependent DNA helicase PIF1-like, whose translation MRQQGDMLFVDLLNALRIGELSAQHMAILLERESSDMDGEFSIERALRIYPTNKQVDEHNNRVLQYFRSKNTSIYKIRAQDQLIDATKKLNENTSIDSIISKDINKTGGLPRELEIFVGAKVMLRANIDVTKGLVNGAIGFVKEIVWPYFRRAQVYAEDIPSVLINFGKDGIHKIEPKSIQFPALYSYGTAERRMLPLILSWASTVHKMQGSTVDYAVAYLGNKLFAEGQAYVSLSRVRSLVGLRIEELDCTKLTGKKPCNNDALVEMERMRRYSENDERIRNSTVKNA comes from the coding sequence ATGAGACAGCAAGGAGACATGTTGTTCGTTGACCTCTTAAATGCTCTTAGAATTGGTGAACTCTCGGCACAGCATATGGCTATTTTACTTGAGAGAGAAAGTTCTGATATGGATGGAGAGTTTTCCATTGAAAGAGCCTTAAGAATCTACCCAACTAACAAGCAGGTAGATGAACATAACAATCGAGTTCTCCAGTATTTCAGGAGCAAAAATACTAGTATCTACAAAATTCGTGCCCAAGATCAACTAATCGATGCAACAAAAAAACTCAACGAAAATACAAGTATCGATAGCATCATTTCAAAAGACATTAACAAGACCGGAGGTTTACCGCGAGAATTAGAAATTTTCGTAGGAGCTAAGGTTATGTTAAGAGCCAATATTGACGTCACCAAAGGTCTTGTTAATGGAGCTATAGGATTTGTAAAAGAGATTGTTTGGCCATATTTTCGCAGAGCTCAAGTGTATGCCGAGGacataccatctgttctcatcAATTTCGGTAAAGACGGCATACACAAAATCGAGCCGAAATCCATTCAATTTCCAGCTTTATACAGTTATGGAACTGCCGAAAGGCGAATGTTGCCGTTGATTTTGTCGTGGGCTTCAACTGTACATAAAATGCAGGGAAGTACTGTGGACTATGCAGTTGCCTATCTTGGAAATAAACTATTTGCTGAAGGACAAGCGTACGTAAGCTTGAGCAGAGTAAGATCTCTTGTTGGACTCCGGATAGAAGAGCTCGACTGCACAAAATTAACTGGCAAGAAGCCTTGCAATAATGATGCTCTTGTGGAAATGGAGAGAATGCGGAGGTACagtgaaaatgatgaaagaataCGAAATAGTACTGtcaaaaatgcttga
- the LOC129217172 gene encoding ATP-dependent DNA helicase PIF1-like produces MRQQGDMLFVDLLNALRIGELSAQHMAILLERESSDMDGEFSIERALRIYPTNKQVDEHNNRVLQYFRSKNTSIYKIRAQDQLIDATKKLNENTSIDSIISKDINKTGGLPRELEIFVGAKVMLRANIDVTKGLVNGAIRFVKEIVWPYFRRAQVYAEDIPSVLINFGKDGIHKIEPKSIQFPALYSYGTAERRMLPLILSWASTVHKMQGSTVDYAVVYLGNKLFAEGQAYVSLSRVRSLAGLRIEELDCTKLTGKKPCNNDALVEMERMRRYSENDERIRNSTVKNA; encoded by the coding sequence ATGAGACAGCAAGGAGACATGTTGTTCGTTGACCTCTTAAATGCTCTTAGAATTGGTGAACTCTCGGCACAGCATATGGCTATTTTACTTGAGAGAGAAAGTTCTGATATGGATGGAGAGTTTTCCATTGAAAGAGCCTTAAGAATCTACCCAACTAACAAGCAGGTAGATGAACATAACAATCGAGTTCTCCAGTATTTCAGGAGCAAAAATACTAGTATCTACAAAATTCGTGCCCAAGATCAACTAATCGATGCAACAAAAAAACTCAACGAAAATACAAGTATCGATAGCATCATTTCAAAAGACATTAACAAGACCGGAGGTTTACCGCGAGAATTAGAAATTTTCGTAGGAGCTAAGGTTATGTTAAGAGCCAATATTGACGTCACCAAAGGTCTTGTTAATGGAGCTATAAGATTTGTAAAAGAGATTGTTTGGCCATATTTTCGCAGAGCTCAAGTGTATGCCGAGGacataccatctgttctcatcAATTTCGGTAAAGACGGCATACACAAAATCGAGCCGAAATCCATTCAATTTCCAGCTTTATACAGTTATGGAACTGCCGAAAGGCGAATGTTGCCGTTGATTTTGTCGTGGGCTTCAACTGTACATAAAATGCAGGGAAGTACTGTGGACTATGCAGTTGTCTATCTTGGAAATAAACTATTTGCTGAAGGACAAGCGTACGTAAGCTTGAGCAGAGTAAGATCTCTTGCTGGACTCCGGATAGAAGAGCTCGACTGCACAAAATTAACTGGCAAGAAGCCTTGCAATAATGATGCTCTTGTGGAAATGGAGAGAATGCGGAGGTACagtgaaaatgatgaaagaataCGAAATAGTACTGtcaaaaatgcttga